One window of Thermococcus sp. genomic DNA carries:
- a CDS encoding DUF192 domain-containing protein: protein MLINETKGRVWHGPVRMADTFFKRFRGLMLVRNINYALVFVLPAETKANASIHMFFMLDDIDVIWLDSSRRVVDFRTAKKWRLYTPKKAAKYIIEGPVGITGVLEVEDGDLINWLPTKEMEKAVPVKSLLPGKIDLNGSKNGVAMVESVGGVRADLPHAGDG, encoded by the coding sequence ATGCTCATCAACGAGACCAAGGGCAGGGTCTGGCACGGGCCCGTCAGGATGGCGGATACTTTCTTTAAGCGCTTCAGGGGGTTAATGCTGGTCAGGAACATCAACTACGCCCTGGTCTTTGTCCTGCCTGCTGAAACAAAGGCCAACGCCTCAATCCACATGTTCTTCATGCTGGACGATATAGACGTCATCTGGCTTGACTCATCAAGGAGGGTCGTTGACTTCAGAACCGCCAAGAAGTGGCGGCTCTACACCCCAAAAAAAGCGGCAAAGTACATAATCGAAGGGCCCGTTGGGATAACGGGAGTTCTTGAGGTCGAAGACGGCGACCTGATAAACTGGCTCCCAACCAAGGAAATGGAGAAGGCAGTCCCCGTAAAGTCCCTCCTACCAGGAAAAATCGACCTGAACGGCTCTAAAAACGGCGTTGCCATGGTGGAAAGTGTAGGGGGAGTGAGGGCGGATCTGCCCCACGCAGGGGACGGCTAA
- the mntA gene encoding type VII toxin-antitoxin system antitoxin protein adenylyltransferase MntA — MPMLTLEEIETILKAHRGELEERFGVKEIGVFGSYVRGEATEKSDVDILVDFHEVPSLLKFIELEEYLEDLLGIKVDLVMKSALKPKIGEHVRREVIYV, encoded by the coding sequence ATGCCTATGCTGACCCTTGAGGAGATCGAAACCATCTTGAAAGCCCACCGGGGGGAGCTTGAGGAGAGGTTTGGGGTTAAAGAGATAGGGGTCTTCGGCTCCTACGTCCGCGGTGAGGCGACCGAGAAGAGTGATGTAGACATCCTAGTGGACTTCCACGAGGTCCCTTCTCTGCTGAAGTTCATCGAGCTTGAGGAATACCTTGAGGATCTCCTAGGTATCAAGGTTGACCTCGTCATGAAATCCGCCCTCAAGCCTAAGATTGGGGAGCACGTCAGGAGGGAGGTCATCTACGTATGA
- a CDS encoding DUF86 domain-containing protein has protein sequence MKRTHEDYLKDILDAIASIEEFTYGMDFEDFSKDRKTQFAVIRALEIIGEAAKAIPEDFKKEHPEVPWKEMARMRDKLIHAYFGVDLRVVWKTLKEDVPFLKKILSNL, from the coding sequence ATGAAGCGAACCCATGAGGATTACCTGAAAGATATACTGGACGCCATTGCGTCCATAGAGGAGTTTACTTATGGCATGGACTTTGAGGACTTCTCTAAGGACAGAAAAACCCAGTTTGCAGTCATCAGGGCACTTGAGATAATCGGGGAAGCGGCAAAGGCCATTCCGGAGGACTTTAAGAAAGAGCATCCTGAAGTCCCGTGGAAGGAAATGGCGAGGATGAGGGACAAGCTGATACACGCCTACTTCGGCGTTGATCTCCGTGTCGTGTGGAAAACACTAAAAGAAGACGTCCCGTTCCTGAAGAAAATCCTCTCTAATCTTTAG
- a CDS encoding helix-turn-helix domain-containing protein, with product MRSKAAMVLVIALMILPLVSGQYSVESLGLTVYSDGYVKVVEVIVPENYTVSFSVPLLATNVEGLTVIDENGKPLPYEINGSVLTVYFENATGVKITYYTPDLTAKNGAIWSLSFSSAVPVKITFPDNAVIVDLTDIPLEINGNSILMPSGNQTVSYVIQYRPPETEVPTSGTTTELSNSTAPSNPVSPSQTPTTPAGGSTNWTTIGILALLALAAGGGFLYMKRGEEEGGALGISREDFERRLKEYELTKDEEKALLYLFDRGGRAKQAEVREMLGIPKTTAWRMFQRLEKQGLVRVYKKKRENWVELRL from the coding sequence ATGAGGAGCAAAGCAGCGATGGTGCTCGTAATTGCGCTCATGATCCTGCCCCTCGTAAGCGGGCAGTATTCGGTCGAGTCTCTGGGTCTCACGGTCTATTCCGACGGGTACGTTAAGGTAGTTGAGGTTATCGTCCCCGAGAACTACACCGTTAGCTTTTCAGTCCCCCTTCTCGCAACCAACGTTGAGGGGCTGACCGTTATCGATGAAAATGGAAAACCCCTGCCGTACGAGATAAACGGCTCCGTCCTTACCGTGTACTTTGAAAACGCCACGGGCGTTAAAATAACCTATTACACCCCCGACCTGACCGCGAAAAATGGTGCCATATGGAGCCTCAGTTTCAGCTCAGCCGTCCCCGTTAAAATCACGTTTCCGGATAACGCTGTCATAGTTGACCTTACAGACATACCCCTTGAGATAAACGGGAACTCCATACTAATGCCCTCCGGAAACCAGACGGTCTCCTACGTCATCCAGTACCGGCCACCAGAAACAGAGGTCCCAACCTCCGGAACGACCACTGAACTTTCCAATTCGACGGCGCCCTCCAACCCGGTCTCCCCATCCCAAACCCCGACCACTCCGGCTGGAGGCTCCACAAACTGGACGACAATTGGCATACTGGCCCTCCTCGCACTGGCCGCCGGTGGGGGCTTCCTCTACATGAAGCGCGGGGAGGAAGAGGGAGGAGCCCTTGGCATCAGCAGGGAGGACTTCGAGAGACGCCTCAAGGAGTACGAACTGACAAAGGACGAGGAGAAGGCCCTGCTCTACCTGTTCGACAGGGGCGGGAGGGCCAAGCAGGCCGAGGTAAGGGAGATGCTGGGCATTCCAAAGACGACCGCCTGGAGGATGTTCCAGCGCCTTGAGAAGCAGGGGCTGGTGAGGGTCTACAAGAAGAAGAGAGAGAACTGGGTGGAGTTGAGGCTTTAG
- a CDS encoding type II toxin-antitoxin system VapC family toxin, with the protein MTVRVIDTSAFSKFLLKEEGWEEVIPYLQPEEEPITVELLLIETANVLWKHAVKMETIEKEKAEELFEGVMELVESGALKVEDNAKYLGEAFRIALEKGITVYDALFIAQAKALNAPLVTCDEKQGEIARELGLNVVLL; encoded by the coding sequence ATGACCGTGAGAGTCATTGACACCTCGGCATTCTCAAAGTTCCTCCTCAAGGAAGAGGGCTGGGAGGAAGTGATCCCCTATCTCCAGCCCGAGGAAGAGCCCATTACCGTCGAGTTGCTCCTCATTGAGACTGCCAACGTCCTCTGGAAGCACGCGGTAAAGATGGAGACGATTGAGAAAGAAAAGGCGGAGGAGCTCTTTGAGGGAGTTATGGAACTCGTGGAAAGTGGCGCCCTCAAAGTGGAAGATAACGCGAAGTACCTCGGTGAGGCCTTCAGGATCGCCCTCGAAAAAGGGATTACGGTTTACGATGCCCTCTTCATAGCTCAGGCGAAGGCACTTAACGCGCCCCTGGTTACCTGCGACGAAAAGCAAGGAGAGATCGCCAGAGAGCTCGGCCTCAATGTGGTTCTGCTCTGA
- a CDS encoding PIN domain-containing protein, producing MIYVDANIIYNALVETELTDYALKALKFEGKVTSWTAINEVVYTLFRKMAEKEGFRTIYSIKEMPRDLRKGLLDKAYLTVERFLLEKGITSIPEPHNEYVAHQISVEYGLLPADAMILATALSHGIDKIATLDRDFKAAKGIITLLPKEYWGV from the coding sequence TTGATATACGTTGACGCAAACATCATCTATAATGCCCTTGTGGAAACCGAGCTTACTGATTATGCCCTCAAGGCATTGAAATTCGAGGGGAAAGTTACCTCGTGGACTGCAATAAACGAGGTGGTTTACACGCTGTTCAGGAAAATGGCTGAAAAAGAGGGCTTCAGGACGATATACTCCATCAAGGAAATGCCCAGAGACCTACGGAAGGGATTACTTGACAAGGCCTACCTGACGGTGGAGAGATTTCTTCTGGAGAAAGGGATAACCTCCATTCCCGAACCGCATAACGAGTACGTGGCGCACCAGATTTCCGTTGAGTATGGACTGTTGCCAGCTGATGCCATGATACTCGCCACTGCATTGAGTCACGGAATAGACAAGATCGCCACGCTGGACAGGGACTTTAAAGCGGCAAAGGGAATAATCACGCTCCTGCCAAAGGAGTACTGGGGAGTTTAG
- a CDS encoding 6-carboxytetrahydropterin synthase — MKSRVVERFKFEAAHAVIIDGRPEEIHGHTFWLEVAVEGPLRDGYVIDFLQLRAIVEEVINKLDHRNLNALFENPTTENIALWIAREVEKRLPEGVKLHRLRLWEGEENGVEFEF, encoded by the coding sequence ATGAAATCCCGCGTCGTCGAGAGGTTCAAGTTCGAGGCCGCCCATGCGGTCATCATAGACGGTAGACCTGAGGAGATCCACGGGCACACCTTTTGGCTTGAGGTTGCCGTTGAGGGCCCGCTGAGGGACGGCTACGTCATCGACTTCCTCCAGCTGAGGGCGATCGTTGAGGAGGTTATCAACAAGCTCGACCACAGGAACCTCAACGCCCTCTTTGAGAACCCAACGACGGAGAACATCGCCCTCTGGATAGCCCGGGAGGTGGAGAAAAGGCTCCCAGAAGGGGTCAAGCTCCACCGCCTGAGGCTCTGGGAGGGCGAGGAGAACGGGGTTGAGTTTGAGTTCTGA
- a CDS encoding ATP-binding protein, translating to MSITFIDRERELEFLQRLWGKENSFLPVYGRRRVGKTRLLKEFIANKPSVYYLARNSTYSDNLREFSRTVLERFPSTFLSETSFSSFSDVFKYLSEKEKIVVVIDEFPYLIQSDKRVLSEFQYIVDEIVRASSLHLILVGSSVGMMEEHVLSQKSPLYGRRDGQIKLSPLGFFDSWKFLGVDIEEAVRIYGITGGIPAYLELFKRFEDVKRLAFDKRGFLYAEADFLMSSELREPRVYKLILKAVAEGKRRFNEISTHTGIPRSNLFKYVEVLERLGFLRREIPVTAKPKTKNTLYKIDDNYLAFYFRFVERYRNEVEFENFNFWDEFIEGYNHYLGDVFEDVAREFLIELYRGRKLPLHPTKIGRWWRKNEEIDLLALDERNKKALFVEVKWKNLKEREAGGILKNLEKKAGLVGLDGWEENYGIVAKGIERKDSLRDKGYFAWDLEDFRGVIPPQKD from the coding sequence ATGTCAATAACTTTCATTGACAGGGAGCGGGAACTTGAGTTCCTCCAAAGGCTCTGGGGGAAGGAAAATTCGTTCCTCCCCGTTTACGGGAGGAGGAGAGTCGGCAAAACAAGACTGCTCAAGGAGTTTATAGCCAATAAACCCTCCGTTTACTACCTCGCCCGGAACAGCACCTACTCTGACAATCTGAGGGAGTTTTCAAGGACGGTGCTTGAGAGGTTTCCCTCCACTTTTCTAAGCGAGACATCGTTTTCAAGCTTTTCCGACGTTTTCAAGTATCTATCGGAGAAGGAAAAGATAGTAGTCGTTATAGACGAGTTCCCATACCTCATCCAGTCCGACAAAAGGGTTCTCAGCGAGTTCCAGTACATAGTGGATGAGATAGTGAGGGCATCCAGCCTCCACCTAATCCTCGTCGGTTCCTCCGTTGGCATGATGGAGGAGCACGTCCTGAGCCAGAAGAGCCCCCTCTACGGCAGGAGAGACGGCCAGATAAAACTCTCTCCGTTAGGATTCTTCGACTCATGGAAATTCCTGGGGGTGGATATTGAAGAGGCGGTCAGGATATACGGGATAACCGGTGGAATTCCAGCTTATCTGGAGCTCTTTAAGAGGTTTGAGGACGTGAAGAGACTGGCCTTTGACAAGAGGGGCTTTCTCTACGCTGAGGCGGACTTCCTTATGTCGAGCGAGCTGAGGGAGCCGAGGGTTTACAAGCTCATCCTCAAGGCGGTCGCCGAGGGAAAGCGGAGATTCAACGAGATAAGCACCCACACTGGAATACCACGCTCGAACCTCTTCAAATACGTCGAAGTTCTTGAGAGACTCGGCTTCCTTAGACGAGAAATCCCTGTAACGGCAAAGCCGAAGACAAAAAACACTCTGTACAAGATTGATGACAACTATCTGGCCTTCTACTTCCGCTTTGTTGAGCGTTACCGGAATGAGGTAGAGTTTGAGAACTTCAACTTCTGGGACGAGTTCATTGAGGGGTACAACCATTACCTGGGGGACGTTTTTGAGGACGTGGCGAGGGAATTCCTCATCGAACTTTACAGGGGGAGAAAGCTTCCGCTACATCCCACCAAAATCGGCCGCTGGTGGAGAAAAAACGAGGAAATTGACCTCCTTGCACTCGACGAAAGGAATAAGAAAGCGCTGTTCGTTGAGGTCAAGTGGAAGAACCTTAAAGAAAGGGAAGCCGGAGGAATTCTGAAGAACTTGGAAAAGAAGGCCGGGCTTGTTGGTTTGGATGGATGGGAAGAGAACTATGGGATAGTGGCAAAGGGCATCGAGAGGAAAGACAGTCTTAGGGATAAGGGCTACTTTGCTTGGGACTTGGAGGATTTCAGAGGAGTTATCCCCCCTCAGAAAGATTGA
- a CDS encoding 2-oxoacid:acceptor oxidoreductase subunit alpha yields MRYPFPVGKSDFIQGDEAIARAAILAGCRFYAGYPITPASEIFEAMALYMPLVDGVSIQMEDELASMAAIIGASWAGAKAMTATSGPGFSLMMENLGYAIMTETPVVVVDVQRGGPSTGQPTLAAQGDIMQAIWGTHGDHSLVVLSPSTVQEAFDFTIRAFNLAEKYRTPVVLLTDAEIAHMRERVYIPQPGEIEIIDRKLPAGEEEAKYPFGDIHGDGVPPMPIFGKGYRTYVTGLTHDERGRPRTVDAEVHEKLVRRIIEKLERNKADIITYNTFELDDAEIAIISTGIVSRSAVRAVKILRDRGVKAGMLKLNTIWPFDFDMIEELAERVRKIYVPEMNLGQLYHLVKEGANGKAEVELIAKIGGEVHTPMEIVERVVG; encoded by the coding sequence ATGAGATACCCCTTTCCGGTTGGTAAGAGCGACTTCATTCAGGGCGATGAGGCAATAGCGAGGGCGGCAATTTTGGCCGGCTGCAGGTTCTACGCAGGTTACCCCATCACACCCGCGAGCGAGATATTCGAGGCGATGGCGCTCTACATGCCGCTGGTCGATGGCGTAAGCATACAGATGGAGGACGAGCTGGCGAGCATGGCGGCCATAATAGGTGCATCATGGGCGGGTGCAAAGGCGATGACTGCAACGAGCGGCCCGGGCTTCAGCCTCATGATGGAAAACCTCGGCTACGCGATAATGACGGAAACCCCGGTTGTTGTTGTTGACGTCCAGCGCGGGGGGCCGAGCACCGGCCAGCCGACGCTTGCCGCCCAGGGCGACATAATGCAGGCCATCTGGGGAACGCACGGCGACCATTCGCTTGTAGTTCTCAGTCCCTCAACCGTTCAGGAGGCCTTTGACTTCACCATAAGGGCCTTCAACCTTGCCGAGAAGTACAGGACTCCTGTGGTTCTTCTCACCGACGCCGAGATAGCCCACATGCGCGAGCGCGTTTACATTCCCCAGCCCGGGGAGATAGAAATTATAGACCGCAAGCTGCCGGCCGGCGAGGAGGAGGCCAAGTACCCCTTCGGGGACATACACGGCGACGGCGTTCCGCCCATGCCTATATTCGGAAAGGGTTACCGCACCTACGTCACGGGCCTCACCCACGACGAACGCGGAAGACCCAGGACGGTCGATGCGGAAGTCCACGAGAAGCTCGTGAGGAGGATAATCGAGAAGCTGGAGCGCAACAAGGCCGACATAATAACCTACAACACCTTCGAGCTCGACGACGCTGAAATAGCAATAATCAGCACGGGCATAGTCTCGCGCTCCGCCGTCAGAGCGGTGAAGATACTCAGGGACAGGGGAGTCAAGGCAGGCATGCTCAAGCTCAACACGATATGGCCCTTCGACTTTGACATGATCGAAGAGCTCGCAGAGCGCGTGAGGAAAATATACGTCCCGGAGATGAACCTCGGACAGCTCTACCACCTCGTCAAGGAAGGTGCCAACGGAAAAGCTGAGGTCGAGCTGATAGCGAAGATAGGCGGCGAGGTTCACACTCCGATGGAGATAGTCGAGAGGGTGGTGGGCTGA
- the metG gene encoding methionine--tRNA ligase, which translates to MVRYMVTSALPYANGPIHAGHLAGAYLPADIFVRYLRLRGEEVLFICGTDEHGTPITFRALKENRSAREIVDEFHEHIKTTFERAKISFDYFGRTELPVHYRISQEFFLKALENGHLVKKVTKQAYCEHDKMFLPDRFVIGTCPYCGAENQRGDQCEVCGHPLTPEILINPRCNLCGNPITTKDSAHYYIRMQDFEERLKEWVEGQKHWKPNVRNTVLGWIREGLEERAITRDLDWGIPVPLDDEDIKGKVLYVWFEAPIGYISITIEHLKKEGRENEWKKFWLNLDGQTRVIHFIGKDNVPFHAIFWPAFLMAYGRYKDEEVEAEWLLPYDIPANEYLNLEGKKFSTSRNWAIWVHEFLNAFPADYLRYYLTAIMPETRDSDFSFADFKSKINEELVNNLGNFVHRALTFANRYFDGIVPERGELDDLDRQAFEEIERAFEDTGKLIAQYKFKDALKRVMELAIFGNRYFDYQKPWKTAKTDRVRTATTVNISLQIVKALGVLLEPFLPDASEKIWHLLNLEELKRWEFTELPAGHRVRKASPMFKKVTDGDIIYFIVNYIARGNPKSARLLLDKYYRRDDVVKVALERFGDAKQEEAMAILKSIYGEEIGAKSEKPGKASKKEKAKKKEKGGEGMEYISFDDFLKLDLRVGKIIEVSDHPNADRLYVVKVDLGDEVRQLVAGLKKYYKPEELLNHYVVIIANLEPKKLRGVESQGMLLAADDGENVALLMPDKEIKLGARIR; encoded by the coding sequence ATGGTCAGGTATATGGTCACATCGGCACTCCCTTACGCTAACGGGCCGATTCACGCGGGACACCTCGCCGGAGCTTACCTGCCGGCGGATATATTCGTCCGCTACCTCAGGCTCAGGGGCGAGGAAGTGCTTTTCATCTGCGGAACCGACGAGCACGGGACGCCGATAACCTTCCGCGCGCTCAAGGAGAACAGGAGCGCCAGGGAGATAGTCGACGAGTTCCACGAGCACATAAAGACGACCTTCGAGAGGGCCAAGATAAGCTTCGACTACTTCGGGAGGACTGAACTGCCGGTTCACTACCGGATAAGCCAGGAGTTCTTCCTCAAGGCACTCGAAAACGGGCATCTCGTCAAGAAGGTCACCAAGCAGGCCTACTGCGAGCACGACAAGATGTTTCTCCCGGACAGGTTTGTGATAGGAACCTGTCCCTACTGCGGCGCCGAAAACCAGCGCGGCGACCAGTGTGAGGTCTGCGGCCACCCGCTGACTCCCGAGATACTCATAAACCCGCGCTGCAACCTGTGCGGTAATCCAATCACCACAAAGGACTCTGCCCACTACTACATCCGGATGCAGGACTTCGAAGAGCGGCTGAAGGAGTGGGTGGAAGGCCAGAAACACTGGAAGCCGAACGTCAGAAACACCGTTCTCGGCTGGATACGGGAGGGCCTCGAAGAGAGGGCCATAACGCGCGACCTCGACTGGGGAATCCCAGTCCCGCTCGACGACGAGGACATCAAAGGAAAGGTGCTCTACGTATGGTTCGAGGCACCCATAGGCTACATCAGCATCACCATCGAGCACCTGAAGAAAGAGGGAAGGGAGAACGAGTGGAAGAAGTTCTGGCTCAACCTCGACGGGCAAACCAGGGTCATCCACTTCATAGGCAAGGACAACGTGCCCTTCCACGCCATATTCTGGCCGGCCTTCCTGATGGCCTACGGCAGGTACAAAGATGAGGAAGTCGAGGCGGAGTGGCTTCTCCCCTACGACATCCCCGCCAATGAGTACCTGAACCTTGAGGGCAAGAAGTTCTCCACCAGCAGGAACTGGGCCATATGGGTTCACGAGTTCCTCAACGCCTTCCCGGCCGACTACCTCCGCTACTACCTCACCGCGATAATGCCCGAGACTCGCGACAGCGACTTCAGCTTCGCGGACTTCAAGAGCAAGATAAACGAGGAGCTTGTAAACAACCTCGGCAACTTCGTGCACCGCGCACTCACCTTCGCCAACCGCTACTTCGACGGCATAGTTCCGGAGAGGGGCGAACTCGACGACCTCGACAGGCAGGCCTTTGAGGAAATTGAGAGGGCCTTTGAGGACACAGGAAAGCTGATAGCCCAGTACAAGTTCAAGGACGCCCTCAAGCGCGTTATGGAGCTCGCCATCTTCGGCAACCGCTACTTTGACTACCAGAAGCCGTGGAAGACCGCCAAGACCGACCGCGTAAGGACCGCGACCACCGTGAACATCTCCCTCCAGATAGTCAAGGCCCTTGGAGTACTCCTTGAGCCGTTCCTCCCCGATGCGAGCGAGAAGATATGGCACCTACTCAACCTTGAAGAGCTCAAGCGGTGGGAGTTCACCGAGCTTCCTGCTGGCCACCGCGTTAGAAAGGCCAGCCCAATGTTCAAGAAGGTGACCGACGGGGACATCATCTACTTCATCGTGAACTACATAGCCCGGGGCAATCCCAAGAGCGCCAGGCTGCTCCTTGACAAGTACTACAGGCGGGATGATGTAGTGAAGGTTGCACTCGAGCGCTTTGGAGATGCCAAACAGGAAGAGGCGATGGCAATCCTTAAGAGCATCTACGGGGAGGAAATCGGGGCCAAATCCGAAAAGCCCGGAAAGGCCTCGAAGAAGGAAAAGGCAAAGAAAAAGGAGAAAGGTGGTGAGGGCATGGAGTACATAAGCTTTGATGACTTCCTGAAGCTTGATCTTAGGGTTGGGAAGATAATCGAGGTCAGTGACCACCCCAACGCCGACAGGCTCTACGTGGTGAAGGTCGACCTCGGGGACGAGGTCAGACAGCTCGTCGCCGGGCTGAAGAAGTACTACAAGCCGGAAGAGCTGCTGAACCACTACGTCGTCATCATAGCGAACCTTGAACCCAAGAAGCTCCGCGGCGTTGAGAGCCAGGGGATGCTTTTGGCGGCCGACGACGGCGAGAACGTCGCTTTGCTCATGCCGGACAAAGAAATAAAGCTGGGTGCAAGGATAAGGTGA
- a CDS encoding 2-oxoacid:ferredoxin oxidoreductase subunit beta: protein MYLKSAYEIRDKYLRKDMLPTIFCPGCGIGSALQYTLRAIDDLGLNPDEIVWVSGIGCSSRVPGFVNFDGLHTTHGRALAFATGIKLANPNLKIIAFMGDGDAAAIGGNHFIHAIRRNLDVTVILINNFTYGMTGGQVAPTALKGLRGTTAPYGQFENPFDIADLAVSAGANYVARWSVFNYLQGINSIKKALQKEGFTLVEFLSPCPISFGRRNRMKTAPELLRWYQKITVPLTKAKKMPPEELEGKIVIGEFVDRDRPGLVREYEAYKKRAKKMMGWEE, encoded by the coding sequence ATGTACCTGAAGTCCGCTTACGAGATTCGCGACAAGTACCTGAGAAAGGACATGCTCCCGACGATATTCTGTCCGGGCTGTGGAATAGGGTCGGCACTCCAGTACACGCTCCGCGCGATAGATGACCTCGGCCTCAACCCGGACGAGATAGTCTGGGTCAGTGGAATAGGCTGTTCCTCCCGTGTGCCAGGCTTCGTCAACTTCGACGGCCTCCACACGACCCATGGAAGGGCTCTGGCCTTTGCAACGGGCATAAAACTCGCCAACCCTAACCTAAAGATAATCGCCTTCATGGGCGACGGCGATGCCGCGGCAATAGGCGGAAACCACTTCATTCACGCCATCAGGAGAAACCTCGACGTTACCGTCATCCTCATCAACAACTTCACCTACGGAATGACCGGAGGACAGGTTGCACCGACTGCCTTGAAGGGTCTGCGCGGGACAACCGCCCCCTACGGCCAGTTTGAGAACCCCTTTGACATAGCTGACCTGGCCGTCTCAGCCGGAGCCAACTACGTCGCCAGATGGAGCGTCTTCAACTACCTGCAGGGCATCAACAGCATCAAAAAGGCACTCCAGAAGGAGGGCTTCACGCTCGTCGAGTTCCTCTCCCCGTGCCCGATCAGCTTCGGAAGGAGGAACCGGATGAAGACCGCCCCGGAGCTGCTCCGCTGGTACCAGAAGATAACCGTTCCTCTGACAAAGGCCAAGAAGATGCCTCCGGAGGAGCTGGAGGGCAAGATAGTCATCGGTGAGTTCGTGGACAGGGACAGGCCCGGCCTCGTCAGGGAGTACGAGGCCTACAAGAAGCGCGCCAAGAAGATGATGGGGTGGGAAGAATGA
- a CDS encoding helix-turn-helix domain-containing protein, with protein MRLRCVPIIMMITLILLQGVSAYTISSLVLTVYNDGYVRVEYEILPAEYSSQIELPLLGDHYENVIVEDGNGNPLNFRLENGSLLIYSGDAGMVRVSYYTPDLTAKEGVVWTLHVATNDSFTVVLPGNAIVVDLSDIPLEIAGNSITMPPGNQSVSYTFNGRGAGSEGGTGSSTYLPILAGLGVIGGLAYVLWRIKSGGKSMPTREEFRARLENLDLNEEEKRALLYIFYKGGKASQAEVREAVGLPKTTAWRMFKRLERKGLVRILKGKKENWVELRF; from the coding sequence ATGAGACTCAGATGTGTCCCAATCATAATGATGATAACGCTCATCCTCCTGCAGGGGGTTAGTGCGTATACCATCTCATCCCTGGTTCTGACGGTCTACAATGACGGTTACGTCAGGGTTGAATATGAGATACTGCCCGCGGAGTATTCCTCTCAGATTGAACTCCCCCTCCTCGGCGACCATTACGAGAACGTTATCGTCGAGGACGGGAACGGAAATCCCCTTAACTTCAGGCTTGAGAACGGAAGCCTCCTCATATATTCCGGAGACGCCGGCATGGTCAGGGTCTCCTACTATACCCCGGACCTGACCGCAAAGGAGGGTGTGGTGTGGACGCTTCACGTCGCGACCAACGATTCCTTCACTGTGGTGCTGCCCGGGAATGCCATAGTGGTCGACCTGAGCGACATACCCCTCGAAATAGCCGGAAACTCGATAACCATGCCCCCCGGAAACCAGAGCGTCTCCTACACATTCAACGGCAGGGGAGCCGGCAGTGAAGGTGGGACGGGGAGTTCTACGTACCTGCCAATCCTGGCCGGTCTTGGAGTGATCGGAGGTCTAGCCTACGTGCTCTGGAGGATAAAAAGCGGGGGAAAATCAATGCCCACCCGCGAGGAGTTCCGGGCCAGGCTTGAGAACCTCGACCTCAACGAGGAGGAGAAGCGCGCATTGCTCTACATCTTCTATAAGGGCGGGAAGGCAAGCCAGGCGGAGGTCCGTGAAGCGGTAGGCCTGCCAAAAACCACCGCATGGAGGATGTTCAAGAGGCTTGAGAGGAAGGGGCTGGTAAGGATACTGAAGGGGAAGAAGGAAAACTGGGTGGAACTTAGATTTTAG
- a CDS encoding 2-oxoacid:ferredoxin oxidoreductase subunit gamma, producing the protein MRREILFSGFGGQGVILASVILGRAAAVYENLYAVQTQAYGPESRGGASKAEVVISDEPIDYPKTLRPDCAVFFSQEAYNKYLHTVKEGARIIVEEDLVPHRDFEFEEKLEVLSLPLTEIAEETTGLSLTMNILTLGILTAWTEVVSREAIEKAVLDAVPKGTEEINLRALRKGFELGEKAKKGEL; encoded by the coding sequence ATGAGGAGGGAGATACTCTTCAGCGGCTTCGGCGGCCAGGGAGTTATACTCGCCAGCGTTATCCTTGGAAGGGCCGCTGCGGTTTACGAGAACCTCTACGCAGTGCAGACGCAGGCCTATGGACCGGAATCAAGGGGAGGGGCGAGCAAGGCCGAGGTCGTCATCAGCGACGAGCCCATAGACTACCCCAAGACCCTCAGGCCTGACTGTGCGGTCTTCTTCTCCCAGGAGGCCTACAACAAGTACCTTCACACGGTTAAGGAGGGCGCCAGGATAATAGTCGAGGAGGATCTAGTCCCCCACAGGGATTTCGAGTTTGAGGAGAAGCTTGAGGTGCTCTCGCTTCCTCTCACGGAGATAGCGGAGGAAACCACCGGCCTCAGCCTTACCATGAACATCCTCACCCTGGGAATCCTCACCGCGTGGACGGAGGTTGTGAGCAGAGAGGCTATAGAAAAAGCCGTTTTGGACGCTGTGCCTAAGGGGACTGAGGAGATAAACCTGAGAGCGCTCCGCAAGGGCTTTGAGCTCGGGGAGAAAGCCAAAAAAGGCGAGCTCTGA